The uncultured Methanobrevibacter sp. genome includes a region encoding these proteins:
- a CDS encoding aldo/keto reductase, whose amino-acid sequence MDYVKLGNSNLNVSRICMGCMGFGDPENGMHTWTLPEKESLGVIKNGLDSGINFFDTAIGYQNGTSEQYVGKAIREYASRDDVVVATKFLPRTEEEIKNNVSGQMHIHNFVEKSLENLGLDYIDLYIYHMWDYNTPLYDILEGLTEVIDEGKVKYIGISNCFAWQLAKANALAEAEGFHKFVSIQGHYNLIFREEEREMIPLCAADHIATTPYSSLASGRLSRIPGEDSKRLNEDFYAKLKYQNTESQDLEIIKRVDELAKNYDVSMTEVSLSWLLEKVTSPIVGATKAHHVDGAVSAVDLKLTGDDIEYLEEPYVAHDLVGVMADNKISASDNEKVWQKHTKDKI is encoded by the coding sequence ATGGATTATGTTAAACTTGGAAACTCTAATTTAAATGTAAGTAGAATTTGTATGGGCTGCATGGGATTCGGAGACCCTGAAAACGGAATGCACACATGGACATTACCTGAAAAAGAATCACTGGGAGTAATTAAAAACGGTCTTGATAGTGGAATTAACTTTTTTGATACTGCAATAGGATATCAGAACGGAACTTCAGAGCAGTATGTTGGAAAAGCAATTAGGGAATATGCTTCAAGAGATGATGTTGTAGTTGCAACAAAGTTTCTTCCAAGAACAGAAGAGGAAATCAAAAATAATGTTTCAGGCCAAATGCACATTCACAATTTTGTTGAAAAAAGCCTTGAAAACCTGGGATTGGATTATATTGACCTGTATATTTATCATATGTGGGACTATAACACTCCATTGTATGATATTCTGGAAGGTTTAACAGAAGTCATCGATGAAGGCAAGGTCAAATACATCGGTATTTCAAACTGTTTTGCATGGCAGCTTGCAAAGGCAAATGCACTTGCCGAAGCTGAAGGTTTTCACAAATTCGTATCAATTCAGGGACATTATAACTTAATTTTTAGAGAAGAGGAACGTGAAATGATTCCGCTTTGTGCTGCAGACCATATTGCAACAACACCTTACAGCTCACTTGCTTCCGGAAGACTCTCAAGAATTCCTGGTGAGGATTCAAAAAGATTAAACGAAGATTTCTATGCTAAACTGAAATATCAGAATACTGAATCTCAGGATTTGGAGATTATTAAAAGGGTTGATGAACTGGCCAAAAATTATGATGTTTCAATGACTGAAGTTTCTCTCTCATGGCTTTTGGAAAAGGTAACCTCTCCAATTGTGGGTGCAACCAAAGCACACCATGTTGATGGAGCAGTCAGTGCAGTTGATTTAAAATTGACAGGTGATGACATTGAATATCTTGAAGAGCCTTACGTTGCTCATGACCTTGTTGGTGTAATGGCGGACAATAAAATCTCCGCTAGTGACAATGAAAAAGTCTGGCAGAAACACACTAAAGATAAGATTTAA
- a CDS encoding class I SAM-dependent methyltransferase, which produces MDIPLYFYQAYRDLDRLSPGSEDTTLKAIEKIDININDKLYVLDIACGVGTSTIQLAKYFKNAEIESFDLFKHYIKLLNEKITENSLEDRVFSGVGDMKDPDFANEEFDIIFCEASVEIMGFKKALDEWRRLLRSDGYAVISDISWISKPSRESIQFWKNIYDEIDTIQNKIGQIENAGYEFVDYVIVPKCDWEDYYQKLEKNLNSLSSDKSAKDFVKQLKKEINHYRTHSDDYSYVFYVMKKC; this is translated from the coding sequence ATGGATATTCCACTATATTTTTATCAGGCTTATAGAGATTTAGACAGATTGTCGCCAGGTAGTGAAGATACTACTCTAAAAGCAATTGAAAAGATTGACATTAACATTAATGATAAGTTATATGTGCTTGATATTGCATGTGGCGTTGGAACATCAACAATACAACTTGCAAAATATTTTAAAAATGCTGAAATCGAATCATTTGACTTGTTTAAACATTATATTAAATTATTGAATGAAAAAATAACTGAAAATTCTCTTGAAGATAGAGTATTCAGCGGTGTTGGAGATATGAAAGATCCGGATTTTGCAAATGAGGAATTTGATATAATATTTTGTGAGGCATCAGTTGAGATAATGGGATTTAAAAAAGCTTTAGATGAATGGAGGCGATTGCTGAGGTCAGATGGATATGCGGTAATTTCTGATATCTCTTGGATTTCAAAACCCTCACGTGAAAGTATACAATTCTGGAAAAATATCTATGATGAAATCGATACAATCCAAAATAAGATTGGACAGATTGAAAATGCAGGATATGAGTTTGTTGACTATGTTATTGTACCAAAATGTGACTGGGAGGATTATTATCAAAAACTTGAGAAAAATCTAAACTCGTTAAGCAGTGATAAATCTGCAAAGGACTTTGTAAAACAGCTTAAAAAGGAAATAAATCATTACAGGACTCATAGTGATGATTACAGTTATGTATTTTATGTTATGAAGAAGTGTTGA
- a CDS encoding aldo/keto reductase, protein MTLKDNLPKIALGAWAWGNDGTFGNEHKVDDLKPIYDKAMELGLNLWDTAYVYGMGTSEEVLGEFLKTSDRDDFVISTKFTPQLAEMFEANEVTAMYENSAKILGVDDIDIFWIHNPVGAPEWTKKLVETAKEHDIEMIGVSNHNLAEIKQANEILKEAGLKLGAVQNHYSLLNRSSEDSGILEYCRENDIVFFAYMVLEQGALSGKYDTAHPFPEGSDRANAYGDSLAEIEELNKALSEIADAHDAKIAQLPIAWAVAKGTLPIIGATKVHHVEDAAEAVNIELSDDEIKTMEELADKADVNVIRVWEKEMK, encoded by the coding sequence ATGACATTGAAAGATAACCTTCCAAAAATTGCTCTCGGTGCATGGGCATGGGGTAATGATGGAACATTCGGAAACGAGCACAAAGTCGACGATTTAAAACCAATATATGATAAAGCAATGGAATTAGGTTTAAACTTATGGGATACTGCTTACGTATATGGTATGGGAACTTCAGAAGAAGTTTTAGGAGAATTTCTTAAAACCTCAGACCGTGATGACTTTGTAATTTCTACAAAATTCACACCTCAGCTTGCAGAAATGTTTGAGGCAAATGAAGTAACTGCAATGTATGAAAACAGTGCAAAAATCCTTGGTGTGGATGACATTGACATATTCTGGATTCACAACCCTGTTGGAGCACCGGAATGGACTAAAAAATTAGTGGAAACTGCAAAAGAACATGACATTGAAATGATTGGTGTTTCAAACCACAATCTTGCAGAAATTAAACAAGCTAATGAAATCCTTAAAGAAGCCGGTTTAAAACTCGGTGCGGTACAAAACCATTACAGTTTGCTTAACAGGTCATCTGAAGACTCAGGAATTTTAGAATACTGCAGAGAAAATGATATTGTTTTCTTTGCATACATGGTATTGGAACAGGGAGCATTATCCGGTAAATATGACACCGCTCATCCTTTCCCTGAAGGATCTGACAGGGCAAATGCATATGGTGACAGTTTAGCTGAAATTGAAGAGTTAAATAAAGCTTTATCTGAAATTGCAGATGCTCATGATGCAAAAATAGCTCAGCTTCCAATCGCATGGGCAGTTGCAAAAGGCACTCTTCCAATCATCGGTGCAACAAAAGTTCATCATGTTGAAGACGCTGCTGAAGCAGTAAATATTGAATTAAGCGATGATGAGATAAAAACAATGGAAGAATTGGCTGATAAAGCTGATGTAAATGTTATAAGAGTTTGGGAAAAGGAAATGAAATAA
- a CDS encoding helix-turn-helix domain-containing protein, giving the protein MTCFDFELTHCPVELSLDILNRKWVLQIICDMFFGKKRFSEFKEGRAELSNKALSRSLKFMEEQELIKKVVSDGNIEYFLTDKGKSLNKLIYDLVEYTLDNNGDLYNEETVIKAKEGFKRQLLD; this is encoded by the coding sequence ATGACATGTTTTGATTTTGAACTTACACACTGTCCTGTGGAATTATCTCTCGATATATTAAATCGAAAATGGGTTTTGCAGATTATCTGCGATATGTTTTTTGGAAAAAAACGTTTCAGTGAGTTTAAAGAGGGAAGAGCTGAACTATCCAACAAGGCATTGTCAAGAAGCCTGAAGTTTATGGAAGAACAGGAATTAATTAAAAAGGTAGTAAGTGATGGAAATATCGAGTATTTCCTGACAGATAAAGGAAAATCCCTGAATAAACTAATTTATGATTTAGTGGAATATACTCTGGACAACAATGGAGATTTGTATAATGAAGAAACTGTCATTAAAGCAAAAGAAGGCTTTAAAAGACAGTTGTTAGACTAA
- a CDS encoding histidine kinase dimerization/phosphoacceptor domain -containing protein, giving the protein MKLYKDYRKLEDVDELRVYDLDEKDLYNPSPLEFIVDDVPFPQLISNVPMDVNILIPHDDGKDFIIKSVGQFILNKVNLQLDDVRGRRLSKISPAFYEMLHDYLHEVFKTQKTKEVHVFYYGKQKLAKITLVKIIYEMNRLFVFADHVNTDSDVPEEFEKIQYSEDKVSMMEYFTQTGSYRKVDGKYTWTQGIYNILNRPKEEHDPYYNIVFDLAIPEDKQLIKNILEIMDTDTGHHEDIIRIRTDDGTLKYLEINLYSNFDEEGNLISRYGLINDITRYSKKSGAKPVDFLLQGFKNSKKLALLIEPLNIKHYEFSEGYYYFIDVNPKDYVHSPDVINNIVEEETKKQIISLIDGEIDRIDETFTYNVGGDENNQKICELYIERFEFSQTTHSLGFLADITDEMSRQMELEQANEHQNVLIKEVHHRVKNNLQVLNSFLNLEKRAYKDKPEIIIDHMQARLTSLALLHEKTYNTQDFKNINLNDFIHDQDNQIRTLVGMKNGVEFESEVDEDLNLTIEVITPLLLVIDELNMNAIKHAFPDKSVKNKLISKKIFKLDENTAQLTFKDNGVGIEDPKKIKMNLGCIIIKNLTKQLDGKIELVEHKNGTEYKLVFPIRMQHTIHG; this is encoded by the coding sequence ATGAAATTATATAAAGATTATAGAAAATTGGAAGATGTAGATGAACTGCGTGTTTATGACCTTGATGAAAAGGATTTGTACAATCCTTCTCCTCTTGAATTTATTGTAGATGATGTTCCATTTCCACAGCTTATAAGCAATGTTCCGATGGATGTAAATATTTTAATCCCTCACGATGACGGAAAGGATTTTATTATAAAATCTGTGGGTCAATTCATACTTAATAAGGTAAATCTTCAGCTTGATGATGTAAGGGGAAGAAGGTTGAGTAAAATTTCACCTGCCTTTTATGAAATGCTTCATGATTATCTTCATGAGGTTTTTAAAACTCAGAAAACCAAAGAAGTGCATGTTTTCTATTATGGTAAACAGAAGCTTGCAAAAATCACTCTTGTCAAAATCATTTATGAAATGAACAGGCTATTTGTATTTGCAGACCATGTCAATACTGATTCAGATGTTCCGGAAGAATTTGAAAAGATTCAGTATTCCGAAGACAAGGTCAGCATGATGGAATATTTCACTCAGACTGGAAGCTATCGTAAGGTTGACGGAAAATATACATGGACACAGGGAATATACAACATCTTAAATCGTCCTAAAGAGGAGCATGACCCTTATTATAATATTGTATTTGATTTGGCCATTCCAGAAGACAAGCAATTAATTAAAAATATTCTTGAAATCATGGATACTGATACAGGTCATCATGAAGATATTATCAGAATAAGAACAGATGACGGAACATTAAAATATCTTGAAATTAATCTTTATTCCAATTTTGATGAGGAAGGCAATTTAATAAGCCGTTACGGTTTAATAAATGATATCACAAGATATTCTAAAAAATCTGGTGCTAAACCAGTGGACTTCTTATTGCAGGGATTTAAAAACAGTAAAAAACTGGCGCTGTTAATTGAACCGTTAAACATTAAGCATTACGAATTTTCAGAAGGTTATTATTATTTCATTGATGTAAATCCGAAAGATTATGTTCACTCCCCTGATGTTATAAACAATATTGTTGAAGAAGAAACAAAAAAACAGATTATCAGCCTGATTGATGGTGAAATTGACAGAATCGATGAAACATTCACATACAATGTCGGCGGTGATGAAAACAATCAGAAAATCTGTGAACTATACATTGAAAGATTTGAATTTAGTCAAACCACCCACAGCCTTGGATTTTTAGCTGACATTACTGATGAGATGAGCAGACAGATGGAACTTGAGCAAGCCAATGAACATCAAAATGTATTGATTAAAGAGGTCCACCACAGAGTCAAAAACAACCTTCAGGTTCTAAACAGCTTTTTAAACCTTGAAAAAAGAGCATATAAAGATAAACCTGAAATCATTATTGATCATATGCAGGCAAGATTAACATCACTTGCGCTTTTGCATGAAAAAACATACAATACTCAGGACTTTAAAAATATCAATCTAAACGACTTTATTCATGACCAGGACAATCAAATCAGAACTCTGGTAGGTATGAAAAATGGTGTTGAATTTGAATCTGAAGTTGATGAAGATCTTAATTTAACAATTGAAGTCATTACTCCACTGCTTCTGGTAATTGATGAGCTGAACATGAATGCGATAAAACATGCATTCCCGGATAAATCAGTTAAAAATAAATTAATCAGCAAGAAAATATTCAAGCTTGACGAAAATACTGCTCAGCTGACATTTAAGGATAATGGTGTGGGTATTGAAGATCCTAAAAAGATTAAAATGAATCTGGGCTGCATAATCATTAAAAATCTCACCAAACAGCTTGACGGTAAAATAGAGCTGGTTGAACATAAAAACGGAACAGAATACAAACTGGTTTTCCCTATAAGAATGCAGCATACAATTCATGGATGA
- a CDS encoding prephenate dehydrogenase, with translation MTDKSNMTIIGGTRGLGRWIAEHLNNEFNITITSRNEASGLEVAKELNVEYNNDNIEAIQNADIVIFSVPIEHTSQTIKEVAPHAPEGSLLMDVCSIKTEAAEALMKYAPKNVEILPCHPMFGPRVPTIKRQIIVLTPIENRSNNWFNRVERYLTNSECEIVITTPEEHDRYMSIVQGLTHFSFITLASTIRKLHINVEKSRSFSSPVYSLMLDMVSRVIYQNPYLYYSIQKNNKENTNARKTLIKEGTYLSKLIEDGNEEDFVKNMEESSKHLDNREDALIRSDRAIGMLSQKANVLTKSIGKEIGLKDLLSEKIYVGIVKKVTSKCVILENNDEISLKISNIDILSAKEVFEWKKNNLKLEKFKLSVSLPSSCDEKYLIKMFENIEGVIDVEITDIEQINDSLSNFTFDYSTFHKKDKNYVEEYVKGIGGKIN, from the coding sequence ATGACTGATAAAAGTAACATGACCATTATTGGAGGTACAAGAGGATTAGGTCGATGGATAGCTGAACACCTGAATAATGAGTTCAACATCACTATCACAAGCCGTAACGAAGCTTCAGGACTTGAAGTTGCAAAAGAACTGAACGTTGAGTACAACAATGACAACATTGAAGCAATACAGAATGCAGATATTGTCATTTTCAGCGTGCCGATAGAGCATACTTCACAAACCATTAAAGAAGTGGCTCCACATGCACCTGAAGGATCTCTATTAATGGACGTGTGCAGCATTAAAACAGAAGCTGCCGAAGCCCTAATGAAATATGCTCCGAAAAATGTGGAAATATTGCCCTGCCATCCGATGTTTGGACCGCGCGTTCCTACAATCAAAAGACAGATTATCGTTTTGACTCCTATTGAAAACAGATCCAACAACTGGTTCAACCGTGTGGAAAGATATTTGACAAATTCCGAATGTGAAATCGTCATTACCACACCTGAAGAGCATGACAGGTATATGAGCATAGTTCAGGGCCTGACTCATTTTTCATTCATTACATTAGCTTCAACAATTAGAAAGCTCCATATCAACGTTGAAAAGTCCAGGTCATTTTCAAGTCCAGTCTACAGCCTAATGCTTGATATGGTCAGCCGTGTCATATATCAAAACCCTTACCTTTACTATTCAATACAGAAAAATAATAAAGAAAACACCAATGCAAGAAAAACATTAATTAAAGAGGGAACATACCTGTCAAAGCTAATTGAAGATGGAAATGAAGAGGACTTTGTGAAAAATATGGAAGAATCATCCAAACATTTGGACAATCGTGAGGACGCATTGATTCGCTCAGACAGAGCCATAGGCATGCTCAGCCAGAAAGCCAATGTCCTGACAAAATCAATTGGTAAAGAAATAGGCTTGAAAGATCTGCTTTCTGAAAAAATATATGTAGGCATAGTCAAAAAGGTTACTTCAAAATGTGTGATACTGGAAAACAATGATGAAATCTCCTTAAAAATTTCAAATATTGACATATTATCTGCAAAAGAGGTATTTGAATGGAAGAAAAATAATCTTAAACTTGAAAAATTCAAGTTATCTGTCAGCCTGCCTTCAAGCTGTGATGAAAAATATCTCATTAAAATGTTTGAAAATATTGAAGGAGTCATTGACGTTGAAATAACTGATATTGAACAAATAAACGATTCTCTATCTAATTTCACATTTGACTACTCAACATTCCATAAAAAAGACAAAAATTATGTTGAAGAATATGTTAAAGGAATTGGAGGAAAAATCAACTAA
- a CDS encoding DHA2 family efflux MFS transporter permease subunit: MKFENRNGLITLIILILASAVTLISQSIVTTSLPYYMADFSLSSATVQWTYSVFLLVLGVMIPPTAYITKRFKIKTILITSLVLFILGSVLCFLSVSFEILIVGRILEAMGTGILMPIGQILIFKIMPEEKWGFYMGLMGFLVGIVPAMGPTMGGIIIDLFNWRVIFEFLAILTFIILILAVLFANFELETQDYPLDFASLILSILFCAGLMIGFSNIAEFSFSLTHVILPIVIGVITLVIFVKRQNKIEKPLINLKVLKNKYFVYGTVFAALLYFMMCGINVMVPLFVQSVAYYSPTESGLILFPSAIIMIVFNFISPVMADKIGIKPVLIASSVLNIIGFAAMMTYNMNSTFEYLLITQLIRGIGCGLGLSPSITWAMSVVAGDVEDATAINNTARQVIGAIGSSVTVVIMQILANGNIAHNQLSVNSFSMTSLMMIIITVILLIITILFIKNKKDIVEG, encoded by the coding sequence ATGAAATTTGAAAACAGAAATGGGTTAATAACATTAATTATACTCATATTGGCTTCTGCAGTCACATTGATATCACAAAGTATAGTAACAACAAGCCTGCCTTATTATATGGCTGATTTCTCACTATCTTCTGCAACTGTGCAATGGACATACTCTGTATTCTTGCTTGTGCTTGGAGTGATGATTCCTCCAACAGCATACATTACAAAAAGATTTAAGATTAAAACAATCCTGATAACCTCATTAGTTTTATTCATATTAGGTTCCGTACTTTGTTTTTTATCAGTAAGTTTTGAAATTTTGATTGTTGGTAGAATTCTGGAAGCTATGGGAACAGGTATTCTAATGCCGATAGGTCAGATATTGATTTTCAAAATAATGCCTGAAGAAAAATGGGGATTTTACATGGGATTAATGGGATTTCTTGTTGGAATCGTGCCTGCAATGGGGCCGACAATGGGAGGAATCATAATTGATCTGTTTAATTGGAGAGTTATTTTCGAATTTTTAGCTATATTAACATTTATAATCTTAATTTTAGCAGTTCTTTTTGCAAACTTTGAACTTGAAACCCAGGATTATCCTTTGGATTTTGCATCTTTAATATTGTCAATACTGTTCTGCGCAGGGCTGATGATAGGATTTTCAAATATTGCAGAATTCTCATTCAGCTTGACTCATGTAATTTTACCTATAGTTATTGGGGTTATTACATTAGTGATATTTGTCAAACGTCAAAACAAAATTGAAAAACCTTTGATAAACTTGAAAGTGCTTAAAAATAAGTATTTTGTTTATGGGACTGTTTTCGCAGCATTACTCTACTTTATGATGTGTGGTATCAATGTAATGGTGCCTCTGTTTGTTCAAAGTGTGGCATATTACTCTCCAACCGAATCAGGACTCATTTTGTTTCCATCAGCAATAATCATGATTGTTTTCAATTTCATAAGTCCTGTAATGGCCGATAAGATTGGAATTAAACCGGTTTTAATAGCTTCATCAGTTTTAAATATAATAGGATTTGCAGCTATGATGACATATAATATGAACTCCACATTCGAATACCTGTTGATTACTCAGTTAATCAGAGGAATCGGCTGTGGGCTTGGTCTGTCACCTTCAATAACATGGGCAATGAGTGTTGTGGCGGGGGATGTTGAGGATGCAACTGCAATCAACAACACTGCAAGGCAGGTTATAGGTGCAATAGGTTCGTCAGTTACTGTTGTTATAATGCAAATCTTGGCAAACGGAAACATTGCTCATAATCAGCTTTCCGTTAACTCATTTAGCATGACCTCTTTAATGATGATAATAATAACTGTAATTCTGCTGATAATTACAATACTGTTTATAAAAAATAAAAAAGATATTGTTGAGGGTTAG